In Pseudomonas fluorescens, a genomic segment contains:
- a CDS encoding substrate-binding domain-containing protein, giving the protein MKKGIRVLAAAIALSGFSALACAEEVKIGFLVKQAEEPWFQTEWAFAEKAGKDQGFTVIKIAVPDGEKTLSAIDTLAANGAKGFVICPPDVSLGPAIMAKAKLNNLKVLAVDDRFVDAKGKPMEDVPYVGLDAYKIGQKQGEAMAAQAKQRNWDWKDTYAVINTFDELETGKKRTDGSVEGLKAAGLPADHILFSAQKTLDVPGSMDSTNSALVKLPRGAKNLIIGGMNDSTVLGGVRATESAGFKAANVIGVGINGTDAIEELKKSDTGFYGSMLLSPDASGYKTATAMFEWVTKGTEPAKFTALDNVTLITRANFKAELSKIGLWK; this is encoded by the coding sequence ATGAAAAAAGGAATACGCGTTCTCGCCGCCGCTATTGCGTTAAGCGGCTTCAGCGCATTGGCCTGTGCCGAAGAAGTGAAGATCGGCTTCCTGGTCAAACAGGCGGAGGAACCCTGGTTCCAGACCGAATGGGCCTTTGCCGAAAAGGCCGGCAAGGACCAGGGCTTTACCGTGATCAAGATCGCCGTGCCGGACGGTGAGAAAACCCTCTCGGCCATCGACACCCTGGCCGCCAATGGCGCCAAGGGCTTTGTCATCTGCCCGCCGGATGTGTCCCTGGGCCCGGCAATCATGGCCAAGGCCAAGCTCAATAACCTGAAAGTGCTGGCGGTGGACGACCGCTTTGTCGACGCCAAGGGCAAGCCCATGGAAGACGTGCCCTACGTCGGCCTGGACGCCTACAAGATCGGCCAGAAACAGGGCGAAGCCATGGCTGCGCAAGCCAAGCAGCGCAACTGGGACTGGAAGGACACTTACGCGGTCATCAACACCTTTGACGAGTTGGAAACCGGCAAGAAACGCACCGACGGCTCGGTGGAGGGCCTCAAGGCCGCCGGGTTGCCGGCCGACCATATCCTGTTCAGCGCACAGAAAACCCTCGACGTCCCCGGTAGCATGGATTCCACCAACTCCGCCTTGGTCAAACTGCCCCGTGGCGCGAAAAACCTGATCATCGGCGGTATGAACGACAGCACCGTGCTCGGTGGCGTGCGCGCCACCGAAAGCGCCGGCTTCAAGGCGGCGAACGTGATCGGCGTGGGCATCAACGGCACCGACGCCATCGAAGAACTGAAAAAATCCGACACCGGTTTCTACGGCTCGATGCTGTTGAGCCCGGATGCCTCCGGCTATAAAACGGCCACGGCGATGTTCGAGTGGGTAACCAAAGGGACTGAGCCGGCCAAGTTTACCGCCCTGGATAACGTGACGCTGATCACCCGCGCCAACTTCAAGGCTGAACTGAGCAAAATAGGGTTGTGGAAATGA
- a CDS encoding SDR family oxidoreductase: protein MQAQPLSLPAVPEPTYGDRLKNKVVIVTGAAQGIGEAIVACFQAQQARLVIADIQGAKVEAVAAHWRERGAEIHAQPVDITSKEQWQALVNVAIERFGRVDVLVNCAGVNVFRDPLEMTDEDWRRCFAIDLDGAWYGCRAVLPHMIEQGIGNIINIASTHSSHIIPGCFPYPVAKHGLLGLTRALGIEYAPKGIRVNAIAPGYIETQLNVDYWNGFPDPHAERQRAFDLHPPKRIGQPIEVAMSALFLATDEAPFINATCLMIDGGRSVMYHD, encoded by the coding sequence ATGCAGGCACAACCGTTGTCACTCCCCGCCGTACCCGAGCCGACTTACGGCGATCGGCTGAAAAACAAGGTGGTGATCGTCACTGGCGCCGCCCAAGGCATTGGCGAGGCGATCGTTGCCTGTTTCCAGGCCCAGCAGGCGCGCCTGGTGATCGCGGATATCCAGGGCGCAAAGGTCGAGGCTGTCGCTGCCCATTGGCGTGAACGCGGCGCCGAAATCCATGCACAGCCCGTCGACATCACGTCCAAGGAGCAATGGCAGGCGTTGGTCAATGTGGCCATCGAGCGCTTTGGCCGCGTGGATGTGCTGGTCAATTGTGCCGGGGTCAATGTGTTCCGCGACCCTCTGGAAATGACCGACGAAGACTGGCGTCGCTGCTTTGCCATCGACCTCGACGGCGCGTGGTACGGCTGCCGTGCAGTGTTGCCGCACATGATCGAGCAGGGCATCGGCAACATCATCAACATCGCTTCCACCCATTCCAGCCACATCATTCCCGGCTGCTTTCCCTATCCCGTCGCCAAGCACGGCCTGCTCGGCCTGACCCGCGCCCTCGGTATCGAGTACGCGCCCAAGGGCATCCGCGTGAATGCCATCGCGCCGGGCTATATCGAGACCCAGCTCAACGTCGACTACTGGAACGGCTTCCCCGACCCGCATGCCGAGCGCCAGCGCGCGTTCGACCTGCACCCGCCCAAGCGTATCGGCCAGCCCATCGAGGTGGCCATGAGCGCGCTGTTCCTGGCCACTGACGAGGCGCCTTTTATCAACGCCACCTGCCTGATGATCGATGGTGGGCGCTCCGTGATGTACCACGACTAG
- a CDS encoding HD domain-containing protein, with protein sequence MPFAPLPDLAATLLPHALGPSEDGAHDLSHLQRVWHNARLIQAQEGGDLEVLLAAVLLHDCVAVEKNSPLRSKASQLAADKAAQTLQLLGWPASRVDAVTHAIATHSFSAGLEPRTLEAKITQDADRLDSLGMIGVARTFYTAGRMGSGLYDPADPTARHREYDDKRFCLDHFQTKLLSLADGFQTPTGQRLAQARHHRLKGFMETFIEEIGAL encoded by the coding sequence ATGCCCTTCGCGCCCCTGCCCGACCTCGCCGCCACCTTACTGCCCCATGCCCTCGGGCCTTCGGAAGATGGCGCCCACGATCTGTCGCACCTGCAGCGCGTATGGCACAACGCACGCTTGATCCAGGCGCAGGAAGGCGGTGATCTGGAGGTGTTGCTGGCGGCGGTATTGCTGCACGACTGCGTGGCCGTCGAGAAAAACTCACCGTTGCGCTCGAAAGCCTCGCAGTTGGCCGCCGACAAGGCGGCGCAGACGTTGCAGTTGCTCGGCTGGCCTGCCTCCAGGGTCGACGCCGTGACCCACGCCATCGCCACCCATAGTTTTTCCGCTGGCTTGGAGCCTCGGACCCTGGAGGCCAAGATCACGCAGGACGCCGATCGCCTCGACTCCCTGGGCATGATCGGCGTAGCCCGCACGTTCTACACCGCCGGGCGCATGGGCAGCGGTTTGTATGACCCGGCCGACCCCACGGCACGCCACCGCGAGTACGACGACAAACGTTTTTGCCTGGATCATTTCCAGACCAAATTATTGTCGTTGGCCGACGGATTTCAAACGCCGACCGGCCAGCGTCTGGCACAGGCCCGCCACCATCGGCTCAAGGGATTCATGGAGACGTTTATCGAGGAGATCGGCGCACTGTAA
- a CDS encoding GNAT family N-acetyltransferase, which produces MTIEIRPAVPSDAAQILTFITELAEYEKARHEVIASVVDIERSLFSEGATAHGLICSRDGLPIGFAVFFFSYSTWLGSNCLYLEDLYINPEQRGGGAGKKLLRHLAKIACDNGCGRFEWSVLDWNEPAIAFYKSIGAQPQEEWVRYRMEGDALRDFAQG; this is translated from the coding sequence ATGACCATTGAGATTCGCCCCGCCGTGCCCAGCGATGCTGCACAGATCCTGACGTTTATCACCGAGCTTGCCGAGTATGAAAAGGCCCGGCATGAAGTGATTGCCAGTGTGGTGGATATCGAGCGCAGCCTGTTCAGCGAGGGCGCTACTGCCCATGGCCTGATCTGCTCGCGGGACGGCTTGCCAATCGGATTCGCGGTGTTCTTTTTCAGCTATTCCACCTGGTTGGGCAGCAATTGCCTGTACCTCGAAGACCTCTACATCAACCCGGAGCAGCGCGGCGGCGGGGCGGGCAAGAAGTTGCTGCGCCACCTGGCGAAGATCGCCTGCGACAACGGGTGCGGGCGCTTTGAGTGGAGCGTGCTGGATTGGAACGAGCCGGCGATTGCCTTCTATAAGTCCATCGGGGCCCAGCCGCAGGAGGAGTGGGTGCGCTATCGGATGGAAGGTGATGCCCTGAGGGATTTCGCCCAGGGCTGA
- a CDS encoding MFS transporter, with amino-acid sequence MHSTSPVGGKLFALFCLASFLLSLSYGSTFLLSLLIHSRGGNEHDAGSVISTAMLSTFVAVVLSGHLADAWGAARAIAGMGVLLVLACLGFALTPGFGQGLMLFGLALGLGWGVFYTLGPIIVTLLVEPSQRAKYFALLSGSMLSGIGSGPLLGRATAALDLPLTTAFYIAGLASLAGVLVFWRLGAALKHRENAPASRISLAASRRVLSSKAAFAILMVGLGGCVFGGLSSFQTSYAAAHGLDYSLFFAGFLSAAITSRLLIAGFVVKLDAYRAACVLSGIMLGSIALFAFGVSGNLSYLLAAATLGVGYGLTYSVINGLVAHEAPPGTTSQALLLFSLAYFVGVFGFPWLAGKIIVEFGLSTLMLGVLIIAALNWLITVARLIERRLSAHKILQVS; translated from the coding sequence ATGCACTCCACCTCACCGGTGGGCGGAAAATTGTTCGCCCTGTTTTGCCTTGCCAGCTTCCTATTGTCGCTGTCCTACGGTTCAACCTTTTTGCTGTCGTTGCTGATTCATTCGCGCGGTGGGAACGAGCACGACGCGGGCAGTGTGATTTCCACGGCGATGCTCAGCACGTTCGTGGCGGTGGTGCTCTCCGGGCACTTGGCCGATGCGTGGGGAGCGGCACGGGCCATCGCGGGGATGGGCGTGTTGCTGGTACTTGCCTGCCTGGGTTTTGCCCTGACGCCAGGGTTTGGCCAGGGCTTGATGCTGTTCGGGCTGGCCCTCGGATTGGGCTGGGGCGTCTTCTATACGCTGGGCCCGATCATCGTGACCTTGCTGGTAGAACCCAGCCAACGCGCCAAGTACTTTGCGCTGCTGTCGGGCAGCATGTTGAGTGGCATCGGCTCCGGCCCCTTGCTCGGACGCGCCACCGCGGCACTGGACCTGCCCCTGACGACCGCGTTCTATATTGCCGGGTTGGCCAGCCTCGCCGGGGTTCTTGTTTTCTGGCGATTGGGCGCCGCGCTCAAGCATCGGGAAAATGCCCCGGCTTCGCGGATTTCCCTGGCCGCCAGCCGCCGGGTGCTGTCTTCCAAGGCGGCGTTCGCGATCCTCATGGTCGGCCTGGGTGGCTGCGTGTTTGGCGGGCTCTCATCGTTCCAGACCAGCTATGCCGCCGCGCACGGGTTGGACTACTCGCTGTTCTTCGCGGGGTTCCTGAGTGCAGCGATCACCAGCCGCCTGTTGATCGCCGGCTTCGTGGTCAAGCTGGATGCCTATCGGGCTGCCTGTGTGTTATCCGGGATCATGCTCGGTTCGATCGCGCTGTTCGCCTTTGGCGTGAGCGGCAACCTCAGCTATCTGCTGGCGGCGGCCACGCTGGGAGTGGGGTACGGCCTGACGTATTCCGTCATCAACGGGCTGGTCGCCCACGAAGCGCCGCCCGGTACAACGTCCCAGGCATTGCTGCTGTTCAGCCTGGCCTACTTTGTCGGCGTGTTTGGCTTTCCCTGGCTGGCGGGCAAGATCATCGTCGAATTCGGGCTGTCGACACTGATGCTGGGCGTACTGATCATCGCCGCGCTGAACTGGCTGATCACCGTTGCACGCTTGATCGAGCGCCGTCTCTCGGCACATAAAATCTTACAGGTGAGCTGA